The following proteins are encoded in a genomic region of Vibrio tasmaniensis:
- the crr gene encoding PTS glucose transporter subunit IIA, with protein MGLFDKLKKLVSDDSADAGAIEIIAPLSGEIVNIEDVPDVVFAEKIVGDGIAIKPAGDKMVAPVNGTIGKIFETNHAFSIESDDGIELFVHFGIDTVELKGEGFTRVAEEGQSVKAGDTIITFDLALLEEKAKSTLTPVVISNMDEIKELNKLSGSVTVGETPVLKVTK; from the coding sequence ATGGGTCTGTTTGACAAACTGAAAAAGCTTGTATCTGATGACAGCGCTGATGCTGGTGCAATCGAAATCATCGCACCTCTTTCTGGTGAAATCGTAAATATCGAAGACGTGCCAGATGTAGTTTTCGCTGAAAAAATCGTTGGTGATGGCATCGCTATCAAACCAGCTGGCGATAAAATGGTAGCTCCAGTTAACGGTACTATCGGTAAGATCTTCGAAACTAACCACGCATTCTCTATCGAGTCTGACGACGGTATTGAGCTTTTCGTTCACTTCGGTATCGATACTGTTGAACTTAAAGGCGAAGGCTTCACTCGTGTAGCTGAAGAAGGTCAATCTGTTAAAGCTGGTGACACTATCATCACTTTCGACCTAGCGCTTCTAGAAGAGAAAGCGAAATCTACGCTTACTCCAGTTGTTATCTCTAACATGGACGAAATCAAGGAGCTGAACAAGCTTTCTGGTTCTGTAACTGTTGGCGAAACTCCAGTTCTTAAAGTAACTAAGTAA
- a CDS encoding IS4-like element ISVbsp1 family transposase, translated as MLEQELAMAHETIEDADNYESVVDAIQIEWIEQALLETNKASIRRRRLPAQQAVWLVIWMGLQRNMSIKEVCSSLDIALQPKPEDSWSRVAPSVLTDSRRRLDESPLAALFHTTVKAWNGDILQQDKDLELNVLAVDGTTFRCQDSPENAEQFGFISKKLKPYPQLRLVALMSTETRMIMGAAFDGCHVGETTLAKRLFNDIPAHSLTLFDRCYFSADLLLSWQESAENAHWLMPAKRKLRYEVLEKYAENDMLISMPISPQAQRQNPNLPARWEARLVLYQEPKGEIKGFITSLTDPSKYSLESLLRIYWQRWEIEEGYGEIKQTQLQSHVTLRSRFSAGVKQELWGVLLAYNLVRLEMVKIASEAGVRATRVSFTAAINLIDAQLRWLALSPDGTLPVKLKRMRESLSHFILPDKRKDRTFPRSVLFVPAKYPFRFKQ; from the coding sequence ATGCTTGAACAAGAATTAGCAATGGCACACGAGACCATTGAAGATGCCGACAATTATGAATCTGTCGTCGACGCCATTCAGATTGAGTGGATAGAACAAGCTCTTCTTGAAACCAATAAAGCGAGCATAAGACGACGCCGACTTCCCGCTCAGCAAGCTGTCTGGTTAGTTATTTGGATGGGGCTGCAACGCAACATGTCTATCAAAGAGGTATGCAGTTCATTAGACATTGCACTTCAGCCTAAACCTGAAGATAGCTGGTCTCGTGTTGCACCCAGTGTCCTAACTGATTCACGCCGACGTCTAGATGAGAGTCCGTTAGCGGCTCTGTTTCACACAACGGTAAAGGCTTGGAACGGAGATATCCTTCAACAAGACAAAGACTTAGAGCTTAATGTTCTTGCTGTCGATGGAACAACATTTCGGTGTCAGGATTCCCCAGAGAACGCTGAACAATTTGGGTTCATCTCCAAAAAATTGAAACCTTACCCTCAACTTCGTTTAGTCGCTTTGATGTCAACAGAAACTCGAATGATTATGGGGGCGGCTTTTGATGGTTGTCATGTCGGTGAAACGACCTTAGCTAAGCGCCTATTCAATGACATCCCCGCACACTCATTGACCTTATTTGATCGTTGTTATTTCTCGGCAGACCTTTTGCTGTCCTGGCAAGAGAGTGCGGAAAATGCGCACTGGTTAATGCCTGCAAAACGTAAACTACGCTATGAAGTGTTGGAGAAATATGCGGAGAACGACATGCTTATCTCAATGCCTATCTCTCCTCAAGCTCAACGGCAGAATCCGAATTTACCCGCACGTTGGGAAGCCAGATTAGTCCTATATCAAGAGCCAAAAGGTGAGATAAAAGGTTTTATTACTTCACTTACAGACCCTAGTAAATACTCGCTAGAAAGCCTGCTGCGTATTTATTGGCAACGCTGGGAGATAGAAGAAGGTTATGGTGAAATTAAACAGACTCAACTGCAAAGTCACGTCACTTTACGAAGTCGTTTTTCTGCCGGTGTGAAGCAAGAGCTTTGGGGCGTATTACTTGCCTATAACTTAGTGCGATTAGAGATGGTTAAGATAGCTTCAGAAGCCGGGGTTCGAGCGACTAGGGTCAGTTTTACCGCCGCAATTAACCTTATTGATGCGCAATTACGTTGGTTAGCTTTAAGTCCAGACGGAACTCTACCTGTAAAACTGAAAAGGATGAGAGAAAGTTTGAGTCACTTCATTCTTCCAGATAAAAGAAAGGACCGAACGTTTCCACGTTCAGTCCTCTTTGTCCCAGCCAAATATCCGTTCAGATTCAAGCAGTAA
- a CDS encoding flagellin, translating to MAVNVNTNVSAMTAQRYLNSANSAQQTSMERLSSGSKINSAKDDAAGLQISNRLNVQSRGLDVAVRNANDGISIAQTAEGAMNETSNILQRMRDLSLQSTNGSNTKSDRVAIQEEVTALNDELNRIAETTSFGGNKLLNGTHGTKSFQIGADNGEAVMLQLKDMRSDNDQMGGNSYQFTEAKGKDWGVAAGANDLTMSLKDSFGDQREINISAKAGDDIEELATYINGQQDLVKASIDEEGKLQIFAGNNKVEGEIAFSGALSDELGMTAGAKPEDPKTLEAKQVTVDTIDVTSVGGAQESVAVIDAALKYVDSHRSELGAFQNRFDHAINNLDNINENVNASKSRIKDTDFAKETTNMTKSQILSQASSSILAQAKQAPNSALSLLG from the coding sequence ATGGCAGTGAATGTAAATACCAACGTATCAGCAATGACAGCACAACGTTACCTAAACAGTGCAAACAGCGCTCAACAAACATCAATGGAACGCCTATCTTCAGGTTCTAAAATCAACAGCGCAAAAGATGACGCTGCTGGCCTACAAATCTCGAACCGTTTGAATGTTCAGAGCCGCGGTCTTGATGTTGCTGTACGTAACGCGAACGATGGTATCTCTATCGCTCAAACGGCAGAAGGTGCGATGAATGAAACATCAAACATTCTACAACGTATGCGTGACTTGTCTCTGCAATCAACAAACGGTTCAAATACCAAATCTGATCGTGTAGCAATTCAAGAAGAAGTAACGGCGCTTAACGATGAACTAAATCGTATCGCTGAAACTACATCTTTTGGTGGTAACAAACTGCTTAACGGTACTCATGGTACTAAATCATTCCAAATTGGTGCGGATAATGGTGAGGCAGTAATGCTTCAACTGAAAGATATGCGTTCTGATAACGACCAAATGGGCGGCAACAGCTACCAATTTACAGAAGCTAAAGGTAAAGATTGGGGTGTAGCAGCTGGTGCTAATGACTTAACCATGTCATTAAAAGACAGCTTCGGTGACCAACGAGAAATCAACATCTCTGCTAAAGCAGGCGACGATATCGAAGAGCTAGCGACTTACATTAACGGTCAACAAGACTTAGTAAAAGCGTCAATCGATGAAGAAGGTAAACTTCAAATCTTCGCTGGTAACAACAAAGTTGAAGGGGAAATTGCATTTTCTGGTGCTTTATCAGATGAACTAGGCATGACAGCAGGTGCGAAACCTGAGGACCCAAAAACGCTAGAGGCTAAGCAAGTAACGGTTGATACTATCGACGTAACGTCTGTTGGTGGTGCTCAAGAATCTGTAGCTGTTATCGATGCGGCACTGAAATATGTAGATAGCCACCGTTCTGAGCTTGGTGCTTTCCAAAACCGTTTCGACCACGCAATTAACAACTTAGATAACATCAACGAAAACGTTAATGCATCTAAGAGCCGTATCAAAGATACCGATTTCGCGAAAGAAACGACGAATATGACTAAGTCTCAAATTCTTTCTCAAGCTTCAAGCTCGATTCTTGCTCAAGCGAAGCAAGCTCCGAACTCGGCACTTAGCCTACTAGGTTAA
- a CDS encoding flagellin, with product MAITVNTNVSALVAQRNISNANNMLNQSLERLASGSRINSAKDDAAGLQISNRLETQMSGIDVAVRNANDGISIMQTAEGAMNETTNIMQRMRDLSLQATNGSNSQSERAAIQEEVTALNDELNRIAETTSFGGKKLLNGSFGSSSFQIGGSSGEAVQIGLKSMRTDDINMGGFSYVANGMANDTWEVKPDQNDMTMSFTDRFGQPQEITINAKTGDDIEELATYINGQTDLVSASVNDEGQLQIYMSGEDTAGTISFSGSLADELSMSAGSYESVDDINVTDVGGAQRAVSILDTAMKYVDSHRSELGAMQNRFDHAINNLENVHENLGASNSRIKDTDYAKETTQMLKQQILQQVSTTILAQAKQAPNLALTLLG from the coding sequence ATGGCTATAACAGTTAATACGAATGTCTCGGCGTTAGTGGCACAGAGGAATATCTCTAATGCTAATAACATGCTGAACCAATCTTTGGAGCGCTTAGCTTCAGGGAGTCGTATTAATAGTGCTAAAGATGACGCGGCTGGTTTACAAATTTCGAATCGATTAGAAACTCAGATGAGTGGTATTGATGTTGCCGTTCGAAATGCTAACGACGGTATTTCCATTATGCAGACTGCAGAAGGGGCGATGAACGAAACCACCAATATCATGCAACGCATGCGAGATCTGTCACTGCAAGCGACTAATGGTTCGAATAGCCAATCGGAAAGGGCAGCTATTCAAGAAGAAGTCACCGCCTTAAATGATGAGTTGAATCGAATTGCTGAAACTACTTCATTTGGCGGTAAAAAACTCCTTAACGGTAGTTTTGGTAGTTCGTCATTTCAAATTGGTGGCAGTTCAGGTGAGGCTGTGCAGATCGGCTTAAAAAGCATGCGTACTGACGACATCAACATGGGTGGTTTTAGCTATGTTGCCAACGGCATGGCAAATGACACGTGGGAAGTGAAGCCCGATCAGAATGATATGACAATGTCGTTTACTGACCGTTTTGGTCAGCCACAAGAGATCACGATTAACGCGAAAACGGGCGATGATATCGAAGAGTTGGCGACTTACATTAATGGTCAAACGGATCTCGTGTCCGCTTCTGTGAATGATGAGGGGCAGCTTCAGATCTACATGTCTGGCGAAGATACTGCAGGCACGATTTCTTTCTCAGGCTCTTTAGCTGATGAGTTGTCGATGTCAGCGGGCTCTTACGAGTCAGTCGATGATATTAATGTCACTGATGTTGGTGGAGCACAGCGCGCCGTGTCTATTTTGGATACAGCGATGAAGTATGTTGATAGTCACCGTTCTGAACTCGGGGCGATGCAAAACCGCTTTGATCATGCGATTAATAACCTTGAAAATGTTCATGAGAACTTGGGGGCATCAAACAGTCGAATCAAAGATACAGACTACGCCAAAGAAACCACTCAAATGCTCAAACAACAAATACTGCAGCAAGTCAGTACCACTATTTTAGCTCAAGCTAAGCAAGCGCCGAACTTAGCTTTAACGCTGCTAGGCTAA
- a CDS encoding Dyp-type peroxidase — protein sequence MLNVSNEQPNVQSAILPEAGPFALYVQLKVNANAASVLAEIQKLPTLIDELNQTQPDANLTASVAFSKAFWDKLEQAAPSDLIDFPALGEGDITAPSTLSDVLIHCHSNRHDLHFFILRKLLAEVAADVEVVDETYGYRFLDSRDMTDFVDGTENPKDSQRAEVAIVPEGEFAGGSYVMVQRFVHNLPAWNRLNVSAQEKVVGRTKPDSIELDDVPAASHVGRVDIKEEGKGLKIVRHSLPYGTATGDHGLLFIAYCNVRHNFDAMLESMYGATDGKTDQLLRFTRAVTGAYYFAPSTDMLSALTIK from the coding sequence ATGCTTAATGTTTCAAATGAGCAGCCTAACGTTCAAAGTGCTATTTTGCCTGAAGCTGGGCCTTTCGCTCTTTACGTTCAACTTAAAGTGAACGCTAACGCTGCTAGCGTATTAGCGGAAATTCAAAAGCTTCCGACTCTAATCGACGAGCTTAATCAAACTCAACCAGATGCGAACTTAACGGCGTCGGTTGCATTCTCAAAGGCTTTTTGGGATAAGTTAGAGCAAGCTGCTCCCTCTGATCTAATTGATTTTCCTGCGCTTGGTGAAGGTGATATCACAGCACCGAGCACACTGTCTGATGTTCTGATTCACTGTCATTCAAACCGACATGACCTGCACTTCTTCATCCTACGCAAATTGCTAGCTGAAGTCGCAGCAGACGTTGAAGTGGTTGATGAAACTTACGGTTACCGCTTCTTAGATTCTCGTGACATGACCGATTTCGTGGATGGCACTGAAAACCCGAAAGACTCACAGCGCGCTGAAGTCGCGATTGTTCCTGAAGGTGAATTTGCTGGTGGTAGTTATGTGATGGTACAGCGTTTTGTGCACAACCTACCAGCTTGGAATCGATTGAACGTGTCAGCACAAGAGAAAGTGGTTGGTCGTACTAAACCTGATTCTATCGAGCTAGATGATGTGCCAGCGGCGTCTCACGTTGGCCGTGTGGATATCAAAGAAGAAGGCAAGGGCCTTAAAATTGTTCGTCACAGCTTACCTTACGGCACAGCAACAGGCGATCACGGCTTACTGTTCATTGCTTACTGTAATGTTCGCCATAACTTCGATGCGATGTTAGAGAGCATGTACGGCGCAACTGATGGTAAAACAGACCAACTGCTTCGCTTTACTAGAGCAGTGACAGGCGCTTACTACTTTGCGCCTTCGACTGATATGTTGAGTGCATTAACGATTAAGTAA
- a CDS encoding DUF2919 domain-containing protein: MRYSIEQYDKHGFLKAPILLWLGWLFLAKALVVFIVAGASRESGTDILETIYPDHQMFYVGIALSIPSLLLMWLFGLRTPERKRLNKVVSWGRWVTIMAILAQGSHTIYLIYLDNGWFRWSNAITLLLLLWLALYLTNSHAARDCFKVVELED, encoded by the coding sequence GTGCGGTACTCCATAGAACAATACGATAAACACGGCTTTTTGAAAGCCCCAATCTTATTATGGTTAGGTTGGCTATTTCTTGCGAAAGCTTTGGTCGTTTTCATTGTTGCGGGCGCAAGCCGAGAGTCGGGAACGGATATTCTTGAAACCATCTATCCAGACCACCAGATGTTTTATGTCGGAATTGCGTTGAGCATTCCTAGTTTGTTATTGATGTGGTTGTTTGGACTCAGAACGCCAGAGAGAAAGCGCCTTAACAAAGTCGTGTCATGGGGACGTTGGGTTACCATAATGGCTATCTTGGCACAGGGCTCCCACACAATTTATTTAATCTATTTGGATAACGGATGGTTCCGTTGGTCAAATGCTATCACTCTATTATTGCTCCTCTGGTTAGCGCTTTATTTAACCAATAGTCATGCCGCTAGGGATTGCTTTAAAGTGGTTGAGCTCGAAGACTGA
- a CDS encoding DUF2956 domain-containing protein, whose translation MKKKTNTPSVESQQEALKIAKATQKPAQTKEQTKLIAQGIEKGIALYKKQQKERSRQADKARKRVQKEKQTQQANLDEENNVDASIETTSNHASKLPWLLLIASWVGFAIYLMK comes from the coding sequence ATGAAAAAGAAAACTAATACACCATCTGTTGAATCTCAACAAGAAGCACTGAAGATAGCCAAAGCGACGCAAAAGCCAGCTCAAACCAAAGAACAAACAAAATTAATTGCTCAAGGTATCGAGAAAGGCATCGCACTCTATAAAAAGCAGCAAAAAGAACGCAGCCGCCAAGCCGATAAAGCAAGAAAACGCGTACAGAAAGAGAAGCAGACTCAACAAGCGAATCTAGACGAAGAGAACAATGTAGACGCAAGTATTGAAACAACATCAAATCACGCCAGTAAATTACCGTGGTTACTATTGATCGCAAGCTGGGTTGGTTTCGCGATTTATTTGATGAAATAG
- a CDS encoding DUF4156 domain-containing protein encodes MKKELVALAMTGMLVGCTTPTSVPHSESDQVQMDYHGLIDINKCEYKGEITGSEGHWYSYLFYPNDILIQGAMNELKSNAIELGADTVIFTLPQDFATSVTMLGTAYRCR; translated from the coding sequence ATGAAAAAGGAATTAGTCGCTTTGGCTATGACTGGAATGTTAGTCGGGTGCACGACACCGACATCAGTACCGCATAGCGAATCTGACCAAGTACAAATGGATTACCACGGCCTGATTGATATCAACAAGTGCGAATATAAAGGGGAAATCACCGGTAGCGAAGGCCACTGGTATAGTTACCTGTTTTACCCGAATGACATCTTAATTCAAGGCGCAATGAATGAGCTTAAATCCAATGCGATTGAGCTAGGTGCCGACACCGTGATATTTACACTGCCCCAAGATTTTGCGACTTCCGTAACCATGTTAGGCACCGCTTATCGGTGTCGCTAA
- a CDS encoding winged helix-turn-helix domain-containing protein: MELSPVFARRLYLALLVESLDRPNVPKLIEKTGWPRRTIQDVLKALPGIGIELMFVQDGRRHNDGYYQLSDWGPFDSQWVIQRKGDIATSLGFSA, from the coding sequence ATGGAGTTGAGTCCTGTTTTTGCAAGGCGGCTATATTTAGCATTGTTAGTGGAAAGCCTTGATAGGCCAAATGTGCCTAAACTCATCGAAAAAACGGGGTGGCCTCGTCGTACTATTCAAGATGTACTCAAGGCGTTACCGGGGATCGGTATTGAACTTATGTTTGTTCAAGATGGGCGACGTCATAATGATGGCTATTACCAATTATCCGACTGGGGGCCATTTGACAGTCAATGGGTTATCCAGCGTAAAGGCGATATAGCAACAAGCCTTGGATTTAGTGCATAA
- a CDS encoding ArsC family reductase: MTITMFGIPNCDTIKKAKKWLEAEGIEFEFHDYRKQGITEELVTTFCSELGWELVLNKRGTTYRQLSQEQKDTLTEEKAVALLVEQPAMIKRPILNVDGKLHIGFKADQYAAIFA; the protein is encoded by the coding sequence ATGACTATCACTATGTTTGGCATTCCGAACTGCGACACCATCAAAAAAGCAAAGAAATGGCTTGAAGCTGAAGGTATCGAGTTCGAATTTCACGATTATCGCAAACAAGGCATCACTGAAGAGTTGGTTACAACCTTCTGTTCAGAGCTTGGCTGGGAACTTGTATTGAACAAACGTGGTACGACTTACCGCCAACTTTCTCAAGAGCAAAAAGACACGCTAACGGAAGAAAAAGCCGTGGCTCTGCTTGTTGAACAACCGGCAATGATCAAGCGCCCAATTTTGAACGTTGATGGCAAGCTTCATATCGGCTTTAAAGCTGATCAATATGCCGCTATTTTTGCGTAA